A genomic region of [Eubacterium] eligens ATCC 27750 contains the following coding sequences:
- the radA gene encoding DNA repair protein RadA, which translates to MAKAKNTAFFCKECGYESAKWFGQCPACKEWNTFVEEPVSKPKSAKGIAGTSQRAAASSAPVPVEINSVSFEENDRTSTGIAELDRVLGGGIVAGSLVLVGGDPGIGKSTLLLQMCYNLSAEGKDVLYISGEESLKQIKLRADRIGKCSGTLKLLCETSLDSIEDILTRNKPEIVIIDSIQTMYKEDVAAAPGSVSQVRETTSILMQLAKGLNITIFIVGHVTKEGTVAGPRMLEHMVDTVLYFEGDRYASYRILRGVKNRFGSTNEIGVFEMQQSGLSEVENPSEYMLNGRPENASGSVVVCLLEGTRPIMVEIQALVCDSNFGMARRTAAGTDYNRVNLLMAVLEKRAGIHMSGSDAYVNVAGGIKVSEPALDLGIVMALVSSFKNKAIDEKTVIFGEVGLAGEVRAVSQAQQRVNEAVKLGFKTCILPGVCLKNIKKNDKIEIIGVNNVQEAIKLI; encoded by the coding sequence ATGGCAAAGGCAAAGAATACAGCTTTTTTTTGTAAAGAATGTGGATATGAGTCTGCTAAATGGTTCGGGCAGTGTCCGGCGTGTAAGGAATGGAACACATTTGTAGAAGAACCAGTAAGTAAACCTAAGTCAGCCAAAGGAATAGCAGGCACAAGCCAGAGGGCAGCGGCATCATCAGCGCCTGTTCCTGTAGAGATAAATAGTGTAAGTTTTGAAGAAAATGACAGAACATCCACAGGCATAGCTGAACTAGACAGGGTACTTGGCGGAGGAATTGTTGCTGGTTCTTTAGTGCTTGTAGGAGGAGATCCTGGAATAGGAAAGTCAACACTTCTGCTTCAGATGTGTTACAACCTGTCAGCAGAAGGAAAAGATGTACTTTATATATCCGGTGAAGAATCGCTTAAGCAGATAAAGCTTAGGGCAGACAGAATTGGCAAATGCAGTGGAACACTTAAGTTATTATGTGAGACAAGCTTAGATAGCATAGAAGATATTCTTACAAGAAATAAGCCTGAGATTGTGATAATTGATTCGATACAGACTATGTATAAAGAAGATGTGGCAGCAGCACCGGGAAGTGTTTCTCAGGTAAGAGAGACAACATCCATACTTATGCAGCTTGCGAAGGGACTGAACATTACTATATTCATTGTAGGACATGTTACCAAGGAAGGAACAGTTGCCGGACCAAGAATGCTTGAGCATATGGTTGATACGGTACTTTATTTTGAAGGTGACAGATATGCTTCATACAGGATATTAAGAGGCGTAAAAAACAGATTTGGCTCAACTAATGAAATTGGTGTATTTGAAATGCAGCAGAGCGGTCTGTCGGAAGTTGAGAATCCATCGGAATATATGCTCAATGGAAGACCAGAGAATGCATCAGGTTCAGTTGTTGTGTGCCTTTTGGAAGGAACACGCCCTATAATGGTAGAGATTCAGGCATTGGTGTGCGATTCTAATTTTGGAATGGCAAGAAGGACTGCAGCAGGAACTGACTATAACAGAGTTAATCTTCTTATGGCTGTTCTTGAAAAGAGAGCGGGTATACATATGTCAGGCAGTGATGCTTATGTGAATGTTGCAGGTGGAATTAAAGTAAGTGAGCCAGCGCTTGATTTGGGAATTGTGATGGCCCTTGTGAGCAGCTTTAAGAACAAGGCAATAGACGAAAAGACAGTTATATTTGGTGAAGTTGGACTTGCAGGTGAGGTGAGAGCTGTAAGCCAGGCACAACAGAGAGTTAATGAAGCTGTTAAGCTTGGTTTTAAAACATGTATATTGCCGGGTGTATGCTTGAAAAACATAAAGAAGAATGATAAAATTGAAATAATTGGTGTTAATAATGTTCAGGAAGCAATTAAACTGATATAA
- a CDS encoding methyl-accepting chemotaxis protein, translating to MSNEAMVNNLTNILNGLDDSQEKLEKDAFDVINSSDTSLNLVKESMSSVEEILGMIESMNKVVEESSAKIKELEALSKKIEEFAAVISSISNRTNILSLNASIEAARAGEHGRGFAVVASEVRNLAAQSAKSSKEITDTITKVQTSVDETVTAMKNIYDNSSKQKEKADDVGNVLKKVIDAAYTANEVARNIENEIAYQREITDEAKNALNA from the coding sequence ATGAGTAACGAAGCAATGGTGAATAATCTCACCAATATTCTTAATGGACTTGATGATTCACAGGAAAAGCTTGAAAAAGATGCATTTGATGTTATTAATTCGTCAGATACATCTCTTAATCTGGTTAAGGAAAGCATGTCAAGTGTAGAAGAGATCCTTGGAATGATAGAATCAATGAATAAAGTTGTGGAGGAGTCTTCAGCTAAGATTAAAGAACTTGAAGCTTTGTCTAAGAAGATTGAAGAATTTGCAGCTGTTATTAGTTCAATATCTAACAGAACCAATATACTTTCACTTAATGCATCAATAGAAGCCGCAAGAGCCGGTGAACATGGCAGGGGATTTGCTGTTGTTGCCAGTGAGGTAAGAAATCTTGCTGCTCAGTCAGCTAAGTCGTCCAAAGAGATAACAGACACAATTACTAAAGTACAGACCTCGGTTGATGAAACGGTCACAGCTATGAAGAATATTTATGATAATTCATCAAAGCAGAAGGAAAAAGCAGATGATGTTGGAAATGTCCTTAAGAAAGTAATAGATGCAGCATATACTGCTAATGAGGTTGCAAGAAATATTGAAAATGAGATAGCTTATCAGAGAGAGATAACAGATGAAGCTAAGAATGCATTAAACGCATAG
- a CDS encoding DNA-deoxyinosine glycosylase, with translation MNESKYEHIVHPFPPLYNSESRILILGSLPSVKSREQMFFYGHPQNRFWKMISGVFEETVPQTIEEKKAFMLKHNIALWDTIYSCDIIGSSDSSIKNVVPTDLKSIIDNSKIEKVICNGKTSGKYYEKYQMKYLGIKPDILPSTSPANAAYSLGKLVEIWKKSIIY, from the coding sequence ATGAATGAATCTAAATATGAGCATATAGTACACCCATTTCCACCGTTGTATAACAGTGAATCAAGAATACTGATACTTGGAAGTCTGCCATCAGTTAAGTCAAGAGAGCAGATGTTTTTTTATGGACATCCGCAGAACAGATTCTGGAAAATGATTAGTGGAGTATTTGAAGAGACAGTTCCGCAGACGATAGAAGAAAAGAAGGCATTTATGTTAAAGCATAATATTGCATTGTGGGATACAATATATAGCTGTGACATAATTGGTTCTAGTGACAGTAGTATTAAGAATGTTGTTCCAACAGATTTGAAAAGCATTATAGATAATTCTAAGATTGAAAAAGTAATATGTAATGGGAAAACATCAGGAAAATATTATGAAAAATATCAGATGAAATATCTGGGAATTAAACCAGATATTCTTCCCTCAACAAGTCCTGCAAATGCTGCATATTCATTGGGGAAACTTGTTGAGATATGGAAGAAATCTATAATATATTAG
- a CDS encoding GNAT family N-acetyltransferase has translation MDNIIIRSMKEEDSSEVLEMMKVFYASPALLSDPSEDVMKRDIADCLGDNPFIECFVFENNTGVIMGYSMVAHSYSTECGGNCVWVEDIYIKPDYRGKNIAGEFFEHLDNMYGKEAVRFRLEVEEENERAVKAYKKAGFEKLGYVQMAKDY, from the coding sequence ATGGATAATATTATTATAAGAAGCATGAAAGAAGAGGATTCTTCAGAAGTCCTTGAGATGATGAAGGTGTTTTATGCCTCACCAGCACTGCTTTCAGACCCTTCAGAGGATGTTATGAAAAGGGATATTGCAGATTGTCTTGGAGATAATCCGTTTATAGAGTGCTTTGTATTTGAGAATAACACAGGTGTTATCATGGGTTATTCAATGGTTGCACACAGCTATTCTACTGAATGTGGTGGTAATTGTGTGTGGGTTGAAGATATATATATTAAGCCGGATTACAGAGGAAAGAATATTGCAGGTGAGTTCTTTGAACATCTTGACAATATGTATGGAAAAGAAGCTGTCAGATTCAGACTTGAGGTTGAAGAGGAGAATGAAAGGGCAGTGAAAGCATATAAGAAGGCTGGATTTGAGAAGCTTGGTTATGTGCAGATGGCTAAGGATTACTAA
- the hypB gene encoding hydrogenase nickel incorporation protein HypB, translating to MNNSYNERSMKIIDLKKTILEDNDADADRLREELKKKNVFYMNVMSSPGSGKTTTIVGTIERLRKHFNIGVMEADIDSDVDALTVAKAGVSAVQLHTGGMCHLDADMSRQGMAALEAEADNALDFIILENVGNLVCPAEFDTGACLNVAILSVPEGDDKPLKYPLMFEKCQVVIINKIDSMPAFDFDMDRVKNNIAMRNPEAVVFPISARTGEGMDAWCEWLKDNAAQYLGENQNG from the coding sequence ATGAATAATAGTTATAATGAAAGAAGCATGAAGATAATTGACCTTAAGAAAACTATCTTAGAGGACAATGATGCTGATGCTGACAGATTAAGAGAAGAGCTAAAGAAGAAAAATGTATTCTATATGAATGTCATGTCAAGTCCCGGTTCGGGTAAGACTACAACTATTGTTGGTACAATTGAAAGACTTAGGAAACATTTTAATATAGGTGTGATGGAAGCTGATATTGATTCTGATGTTGATGCACTTACTGTTGCTAAGGCAGGAGTGTCAGCAGTACAGCTGCACACAGGCGGAATGTGTCATCTTGATGCTGATATGTCAAGACAGGGAATGGCTGCGTTAGAAGCTGAAGCAGATAATGCACTTGATTTTATTATACTCGAGAACGTTGGTAATCTTGTGTGTCCGGCTGAGTTTGATACAGGCGCATGTCTTAATGTGGCAATTCTTTCAGTTCCGGAAGGAGATGATAAACCACTTAAGTATCCGCTTATGTTTGAGAAGTGTCAGGTTGTGATTATTAATAAGATTGATTCCATGCCGGCATTTGATTTTGATATGGATAGGGTTAAGAATAATATTGCAATGAGAAATCCGGAAGCAGTAGTTTTCCCTATTTCTGCAAGAACAGGAGAAGGAATGGATGCATGGTGCGAATGGCTAAAAGACAATGCAGCACAATATTTAGGAGAGAACCAGAATGGGTAA
- the hypB gene encoding hydrogenase nickel incorporation protein HypB, with translation MGNVRVIDVHQSVYAVNDEIAAKTRARLKEEKTFMVNLMSSPGAGKTTTLLRTAKMLGDRYRIGVMEADIDSSVDAEKMAAAGITSIQVHTGGECAMDAHMTMQALDEFDTKGFDLLVMENVGNLVCPAETDTGASRNVVILSYPEGDDKPLKYPLMFEVCHVVLINKIDTKEYFDFDDEAVVERIHERNPLAKVFFVSAKTGEGFEEWISWLDNNIKKWIGGTV, from the coding sequence ATGGGTAATGTAAGAGTAATTGATGTACATCAGAGTGTTTATGCAGTTAATGATGAGATAGCTGCTAAGACAAGGGCAAGACTTAAGGAAGAGAAAACATTTATGGTTAATCTTATGTCAAGTCCGGGAGCAGGTAAGACTACGACTCTGTTAAGAACAGCTAAGATGTTAGGAGACAGATACCGTATAGGAGTTATGGAAGCAGATATTGATTCTTCTGTTGATGCTGAGAAGATGGCGGCAGCAGGGATTACTTCAATTCAGGTGCATACAGGCGGAGAGTGTGCGATGGACGCTCATATGACTATGCAGGCGCTTGATGAATTTGATACAAAAGGTTTTGACCTTCTTGTTATGGAGAATGTCGGTAATCTAGTATGTCCGGCTGAGACAGACACAGGAGCATCGCGTAATGTCGTTATTCTTTCGTATCCTGAGGGTGATGATAAGCCACTTAAATATCCTCTTATGTTCGAGGTGTGTCATGTAGTTCTTATCAATAAAATTGATACTAAAGAGTATTTTGATTTTGATGACGAAGCAGTTGTTGAAAGAATTCACGAAAGAAATCCATTAGCAAAGGTATTTTTCGTTTCAGCTAAGACTGGCGAAGGCTTTGAAGAATGGATAAGCTGGCTTGACAATAATATTAAGAAATGGATTGGAGGTACAGTCTGA
- a CDS encoding S8 family peptidase yields the protein MNKLITVAVIDSGIYPHIDFKNRIVAFKDFVNGRKNAYDDCGHGTHVSGIIAGSGYASHGRIKGICPAANLAGIKVLDRLGNGRIENVLDAAGWIISHQKDLNIRVVNISFGATTFGEKENLIALEKAIEKLWDNNIIVVAAAGNEGPGRQTVAIPGTCKKIITVGSTDGKDFYSGRGPTSECIVKPELIVNGSYIRSCNNSANGYSVKSGTSMSAPVVSGAIANVLTKKDMSPKDIKKRLHSCCTKKALPDNLQGWGLLNISEFLNL from the coding sequence ATGAATAAATTAATCACTGTTGCTGTAATAGATTCAGGAATATATCCTCATATAGATTTCAAAAACCGCATAGTAGCTTTCAAGGATTTTGTCAATGGCAGAAAAAATGCTTATGATGACTGTGGACATGGCACCCATGTAAGTGGAATTATCGCAGGCAGCGGCTATGCAAGCCACGGCAGAATCAAAGGAATCTGCCCTGCTGCCAATCTCGCAGGAATCAAGGTATTAGACAGACTTGGCAATGGCAGGATTGAAAATGTTTTAGATGCCGCTGGCTGGATAATCTCCCATCAGAAGGATTTGAATATAAGAGTTGTCAATATATCCTTCGGTGCAACCACATTTGGCGAAAAGGAAAATCTCATTGCACTTGAAAAAGCAATTGAAAAGCTCTGGGACAATAATATTATTGTTGTCGCAGCCGCTGGAAATGAAGGACCGGGGCGACAAACTGTTGCAATTCCCGGAACCTGCAAGAAAATTATCACAGTTGGTTCCACGGATGGCAAAGATTTCTATTCAGGAAGAGGTCCAACCAGTGAATGTATAGTAAAACCAGAACTTATTGTAAATGGTTCATATATCAGGTCATGCAATAATTCTGCTAACGGATATTCTGTAAAAAGCGGAACTTCCATGTCTGCCCCGGTTGTTTCTGGTGCAATTGCAAATGTTCTGACAAAAAAAGACATGTCTCCTAAAGATATTAAAAAAAGGCTTCATTCCTGCTGCACTAAAAAAGCCCTGCCGGATAATCTGCAGGGCTGGGGATTATTAAATATTTCCGAATTTCTTAATCTCTGA
- a CDS encoding SDR family NAD(P)-dependent oxidoreductase — protein MKQLNEKVAIVTGAGQGIGKGIALCLAKRGVKVIATGRRAEPIEQTIAEIKELGGEGFAMTCDSADRARVEEVVNVAVEKYGTVDVVVNNAQAIVPSAPVEETSYDNMLKAWQSGVIGSLNYMQAAFPYMKEQHEGRIINFASATGMFGIAGQLAYGSNKEALRGMTKIAAKEWGQYGICVNIVLPGAESPAAKAWAEKFPEEYAKQVNLNPMKRFGDPEIDIAPVIAFLAGPDSCYFSGQSVIVDGANSIMP, from the coding sequence ATGAAACAGTTAAATGAAAAAGTTGCTATTGTAACAGGAGCAGGTCAGGGAATAGGTAAAGGAATTGCTCTTTGTCTTGCAAAAAGAGGGGTTAAGGTTATTGCAACGGGACGTAGAGCAGAGCCAATTGAGCAGACAATTGCAGAGATTAAGGAATTAGGTGGAGAAGGCTTCGCCATGACATGCGATTCAGCAGACAGAGCAAGAGTTGAAGAGGTTGTTAATGTTGCTGTAGAAAAGTATGGAACAGTTGATGTTGTAGTTAATAACGCACAGGCTATCGTTCCTTCTGCTCCAGTTGAAGAAACTTCTTATGATAATATGCTTAAAGCATGGCAGAGTGGTGTAATCGGCTCTCTTAACTATATGCAGGCTGCATTCCCTTATATGAAGGAACAGCATGAAGGAAGAATTATTAACTTTGCTTCTGCAACAGGTATGTTTGGTATTGCAGGACAGTTAGCTTACGGTTCTAATAAAGAAGCTTTAAGAGGTATGACTAAGATTGCAGCTAAGGAATGGGGACAGTATGGTATCTGTGTTAATATCGTTCTTCCAGGAGCGGAATCACCAGCAGCTAAGGCATGGGCTGAGAAATTTCCAGAGGAATATGCGAAGCAGGTTAACCTTAATCCTATGAAGCGTTTTGGTGATCCAGAGATAGATATTGCTCCTGTCATTGCATTTTTAGCAGGTCCGGATTCATGCTATTTCTCAGGACAGAGTGTGATTGTTGATGGTGCTAATTCTATAATGCCATAA
- the arcC gene encoding carbamate kinase: MDNKRIVVALGRNAFGKTFPEQQQNVKKAAVAIADLVEAKYQVVITHSNGPQVGMIQTAMTEFARLDPDDRTVAPMSVCGAMSEGYIGYDLQNAIREELINRGIYKTVSTIITQVRVDPFDIAFSEPSKVIGRYMSKEEADAEEEKGNYVVEEEPGKFRRIIASPMPIDIYEIDAVKALLDADQVVIAAGGGGIPVLQQGSHLKGASAIIEKDYTAAKLAELVGAGTLLFLTAYDKLTIGKGTPEEKVFDTVSASDLHQYIKDGHFPAVTTFPKVDASIRFVTADKERKAVIANLEKAKEGLAGKTGTTITA; this comes from the coding sequence ATGGATAATAAGAGAATTGTAGTTGCCTTAGGAAGAAATGCATTTGGAAAGACATTTCCAGAGCAGCAGCAGAATGTTAAGAAAGCAGCAGTGGCAATAGCTGATCTTGTAGAAGCTAAGTATCAGGTTGTTATTACACACAGTAACGGACCACAGGTTGGGATGATTCAGACAGCAATGACTGAGTTCGCAAGACTTGATCCTGATGACAGAACAGTTGCTCCTATGTCTGTATGCGGAGCCATGAGTGAAGGTTATATTGGATATGATCTTCAGAATGCCATAAGAGAAGAGCTTATTAACAGAGGAATATATAAGACAGTTTCAACTATTATTACTCAGGTAAGAGTTGATCCTTTTGACATTGCTTTCAGTGAACCATCTAAGGTTATTGGTAGATATATGTCTAAAGAAGAAGCTGATGCTGAAGAAGAGAAGGGAAATTATGTAGTTGAAGAAGAACCTGGTAAGTTCAGAAGAATAATTGCTTCACCTATGCCTATTGATATATATGAGATTGATGCTGTCAAGGCATTACTTGATGCAGATCAGGTTGTTATTGCAGCGGGCGGTGGCGGAATTCCTGTATTACAGCAAGGTTCACATCTTAAGGGCGCAAGTGCTATTATTGAAAAGGATTATACAGCTGCCAAGTTAGCAGAGCTTGTTGGAGCGGGAACATTACTTTTCCTTACAGCATATGATAAGCTTACTATAGGAAAGGGAACACCAGAGGAGAAGGTATTTGATACAGTTTCTGCATCAGATCTTCACCAGTATATTAAAGATGGACATTTCCCAGCAGTTACAACTTTCCCTAAGGTTGACGCATCTATCAGATTCGTAACAGCTGATAAGGAAAGAAAGGCTGTTATTGCTAATCTTGAGAAGGCTAAGGAAGGTCTTGCAGGAAAGACTGGAACAACAATTACAGCGTAA